In Pseudoliparis swirei isolate HS2019 ecotype Mariana Trench chromosome 9, NWPU_hadal_v1, whole genome shotgun sequence, a genomic segment contains:
- the zgc:56699 gene encoding gametocyte-specific factor 1 isoform X2: protein MATTIRFGTTSSACNTADAERAHFVEETEKGNSDPEKLLQCPFDKNHLIRTCRFPYHLIKCRKNHPKLASELKTCPFNARHLVHKHELAHHTETCEDRITVCAEDEESTNADWKWKVPVSTWVNPDMSEDWGTEVDDAATPFVWGVNTALDQKLSDNLGSCFRSPDALPWSADG from the exons ATGGCGACCACCATCAGATTCGGAACAACGAGCTCTGCATGCAACACTGCAGACGCCGAGAGAGCACACTTCGTCGAGGAAACCG aaaaaggaaactcTGACCCGGAAAAACTTCTTCAGTGCCCTTTTGACAAGAACCACCTCATCCGGACCTGCCGCTTTCCCTACCATCTAATTAAGTGCAGAAAG AATCATCCTAAATTGGCTAGTGAGCTAAAAACCTGCCCTTTTAATGCACGCCACCTGGTCCACAAGCATGAGCTGGCACACCACACTGAAACCTGTGAGGACAGGATAACCGTGTGTGCTGAAGATG AGGAAAGCACAAATGCAGATTGGAAATGGAAGGTCCCGGTCAGTACTTGGGTAAACCCGGACATGTCTGAGGATTGGGGCACAG AGGTTGATGATGCTGCTACTCCATTTGTGTGGGGCGTAAACACCGCCCTTGATCAAAA ACTCAGCGACAACCTTGGTTCATGTTTTAGATCTCCTGATGCCCTCCCATGGTCTGCTGATGGCTAA
- the zgc:56699 gene encoding gametocyte-specific factor 1 isoform X1, with product MATTIRFGTTSSACNTADAERAHFVEETEEKGNSDPEKLLQCPFDKNHLIRTCRFPYHLIKCRKNHPKLASELKTCPFNARHLVHKHELAHHTETCEDRITVCAEDEESTNADWKWKVPVSTWVNPDMSEDWGTEVDDAATPFVWGVNTALDQKLSDNLGSCFRSPDALPWSADG from the exons ATGGCGACCACCATCAGATTCGGAACAACGAGCTCTGCATGCAACACTGCAGACGCCGAGAGAGCACACTTCGTCGAGGAAACCG aagaaaaaggaaactcTGACCCGGAAAAACTTCTTCAGTGCCCTTTTGACAAGAACCACCTCATCCGGACCTGCCGCTTTCCCTACCATCTAATTAAGTGCAGAAAG AATCATCCTAAATTGGCTAGTGAGCTAAAAACCTGCCCTTTTAATGCACGCCACCTGGTCCACAAGCATGAGCTGGCACACCACACTGAAACCTGTGAGGACAGGATAACCGTGTGTGCTGAAGATG AGGAAAGCACAAATGCAGATTGGAAATGGAAGGTCCCGGTCAGTACTTGGGTAAACCCGGACATGTCTGAGGATTGGGGCACAG AGGTTGATGATGCTGCTACTCCATTTGTGTGGGGCGTAAACACCGCCCTTGATCAAAA ACTCAGCGACAACCTTGGTTCATGTTTTAGATCTCCTGATGCCCTCCCATGGTCTGCTGATGGCTAA
- the nr4a1 gene encoding nuclear receptor subfamily 4 group A member 1 → MTCIHPQHGSQLYENSLGSSELQSTDFISRLTVNMSSQRDRLSAPSMPSISSLVDTHRDFDAYSCQFTANPAHVTPSSGQEIPFKLDELQVYGCYPGALTLSYHDEAVSPCGSDYFGSPTSTPSPSTSRFQSQHVSNWDSAFGPYSSSPGYWASEDTSVPQEPTFFPFGSLEDMSHLDQPPLEEQDPFTLTHPQPSALNFTALAMEQACILDGTDQLDGSLSPTFQSPSGNEGCCSVCGDNASCQHYGVRTCEGCKGFFKRTVQKNSKYVCLGNKDCPVDKRRRNRCQFCRFQKCLVVGMVREVVRTDSLKGRRGRLPSKPKVVQDVITTVSPVSMIASLVRAHIDSNPGIGKLDYSKFGETENSPNQKIDVSDIKQFYDLLTSSIETIRKWAKSIPGFSEFCSEDQELLLESAFVELFILRLAYRSNAEMNTLIFCNGAVLHKTQCVQSFGDWIESILEFSQSLHRMKLDISSCSCLTALVIIADRHGLKEPKRVEDLQNQLVTCLKDHISGSSSDSLRPNYLSRILGKLPELRTLCTQGYQRIFYLKLEVLVPPPQIVDKILMDTLPF, encoded by the exons ATGACTTGCATACACCCCCAGCATGGATCTCAGCTTTATGAGAACAGCCTTGGCAGCTCTGAGCTTCAGAGCACAGACTTCATCTCCAGGCTGACTGTGAATATGAGCAGCCAACGGGACCGCCTCTCTGCTCCATCCATGCCAAGCATCAGCTCCCTGGTGGACACTCACAGGGACTTTGATGCATATTCATGTCAGTTCACTGCAAACCCTGCCCACGTCACTCCATCGTCTGGCCAGGAGATCCCCTTCAAGCTGGATGAACTCCAGGTTTACGGTTGCTACCCTGGAGCGCTCACGCTCAGTTACCATGATGAGGCTGTGTCCCCTTGTGGGTCAGATTATTTTGGTAGCCCTACATCGACTCCGTCTCCTTCAACCTCCCGGTTCCAGAGTCAGCATGTGTCCAACTGGGATTCAGCCTTCGGTCCATACTCATCCAGTCCAGGATACTGGGCGTCAGAGGACACCTCAGTGCCACAAGAGCCCACTTTCTTCCCTTTTGGGTCTTTGGAGGACATGTCTCATTTGGATCAACCACCCTTAGAAGAGCAGGATCCTTTCACTTTGACCCACCCTCAACCGTCAGCACTGAACTTCACTGCCTTGGCGATGGAGCAAGCATGCATTCTCGATGGCACAGACCAGCTAGATGGGAGCTTATCACCCACATTTCAAAGTCCCAGTGGAAATGAGGGCTGCTGTTCTGTGTGTGGGGACAATGCCTCCTGTCAGCACTATGGGGTTCGCACCTGTGAGGGATGCAAAGGGTTTTTCAAG CGTACAGTACAAAAAAATTCCAAGTATGTTTGCCTTGGCAACAAAGACTGTCCCGTAGACAAGAGGAGGCGGAATCGATGTCAGTTCTGCCGTTTCCAAAAATGTCTCGTTGTGGGCATGGTGAGGGAAG TTGTGAGAACGGACAGCCTGAAAGGACGAAGAGGTCGCCTGCCTTCAAAGCCTAAAGTTGTCCAGGATGTGATAACCACTGTGTCTCCAGTGAGCATGATTGCTTCACTTGTGAGGGCCCACATTGACTCAAACCCTGGTATTGGGAAATTGGATTATTCCAAG TTTGGTGAGACCGAAAACAGTCCGAACCAGAAAATTGATGTAAGTGACATCAAACAATTTTACGACTTACTCACGTCCTCAATTGAGACCATAAGGAAGTGGGCGAAAAGCATCCCAGGTTTCTCTGAGTTCTGCTCAGAAGACCAGGAACTGCTGCTGGAATCGGCGTTTGTCGAACTCTTCATCCTGCGTCTTGCTTATCG ttccAATGCGGAAATGAACACGCTCATCTTCTGTAATGGCGCCGTGCTTCACAAAACGCAATGCGTCCAAAGCTTTGGCGACTGGATTGAATCCATCTTGGAGTTTTCTCAAAGTCTCCATCGCATGAAGCTCGacatttcctcctgctcctgtctCACGGCCCTGGTCATTATTGCTG ACCGACATGGTCTCAAGGAGCCAAAACGTGTGGAGGACTTGCAGAACCAGCTCGTCACTTGTCTTAAAGATCACATCTCTGGAAGCAGCTCTGACTCGTTGCGTCCAAATTATTTGTCCAGAATTCTTGGGAAGCTGCCTGAGCTCAGGACTCTGTGCACTCAAGGCTACCAGCGTATATTTTACCTCAAATTAGAAGTTCTTGTTCCCCCACCACAGATTGTGGACAAAATCTTGATGGATACGCTTCCGTTTTGA